A single genomic interval of Bdellovibrionota bacterium harbors:
- a CDS encoding NifU N-terminal domain-containing protein has product MSDIQIYPQQTPNPKSLKFILNKNVMNEGRATFSTPEQCGDITLARDLLALPDVVQVYFFENMITITQSEDEWDTLSQMVKSVLHTRMPIHNPDINLDKEKKKSRENLPPDIQKIEEILDRTVRPGLQS; this is encoded by the coding sequence GTGTCAGATATACAAATATACCCACAACAAACGCCAAACCCAAAATCATTAAAATTCATTTTGAATAAAAATGTGATGAACGAGGGGAGGGCGACTTTCAGTACGCCAGAGCAGTGTGGCGATATCACACTGGCGAGAGATCTTTTGGCATTGCCTGACGTTGTGCAAGTCTATTTCTTTGAAAATATGATTACTATCACGCAATCCGAAGATGAGTGGGATACTTTATCTCAGATGGTTAAATCTGTACTTCATACAAGAATGCCCATTCACAATCCAGATATCAATTTGGATAAAGAAAAGAAAAAATCCAGAGAAAACCTTCCTCCTGATATTCAAAAAATTGAAGAGATCTTGGACCGTACAGTCAGGCCGGGACTACAGAGTGA
- a CDS encoding SufS family cysteine desulfurase, with the protein MKDLIFMKNIDKVRADFPILEQKIYGKPLIYFDNAATTLKPKVVAERIYNHYLMEASNVHRGLHFLSDQATDNFEASRRKIQKFLDAKDESEIVFTKGTTDSINLVARSFGKIFCKPGDEILVSEIEHHSNIVPWQLLAEEIGAKVTSFKVDEKAGVDLEDFKKKLTPKVKIVSFAHVSNSLGIIFPVKELTELAHKNNSVVVVDGAQAVAHQAVSVQDLDCDFYVFSAHKIFGPTGMGVLYGKAKYLEMMPPIDGGGGMIDEVRIEKTTFLKAPFRFEAGTPNIAGVIGLGAAIDYISEFLMRDIFVYEQELTAYAHKLLKDVPGVKVFSDLNKKGPIISFVVEGLHHTDVGSLLDQEGIAVRCGHHCTQPLMRNLKVPGTIRISFSIYNTKEEIDSFVKSLNKVIQILKG; encoded by the coding sequence ATGAAAGATCTAATATTTATGAAAAATATTGATAAAGTAAGAGCAGATTTCCCTATACTTGAACAAAAAATTTATGGAAAGCCTTTAATTTATTTTGATAATGCGGCAACAACTTTAAAGCCTAAGGTCGTTGCCGAAAGAATTTATAATCACTACCTCATGGAAGCGTCGAATGTTCACCGAGGGCTTCATTTTTTGAGTGATCAAGCAACAGATAATTTCGAAGCTTCTAGAAGAAAAATCCAAAAATTCTTAGATGCCAAAGATGAGTCAGAAATTGTTTTTACTAAGGGTACTACGGATTCAATAAATTTAGTTGCGAGATCTTTTGGAAAAATATTTTGCAAACCAGGAGATGAAATTCTTGTTTCAGAAATTGAACACCATTCAAATATAGTTCCATGGCAATTACTAGCTGAAGAAATTGGAGCGAAGGTCACTTCATTTAAAGTGGATGAAAAAGCAGGTGTGGATTTAGAAGATTTTAAAAAGAAACTAACTCCAAAAGTAAAAATCGTATCTTTTGCCCATGTTTCTAATTCCTTAGGTATTATTTTCCCGGTTAAAGAGCTTACGGAACTTGCCCATAAAAATAATTCTGTGGTGGTTGTTGATGGGGCCCAAGCGGTAGCTCATCAGGCCGTCAGTGTACAGGATCTTGATTGTGACTTCTATGTTTTCTCCGCTCATAAAATATTTGGTCCTACAGGTATGGGCGTGCTTTATGGAAAGGCCAAATATCTAGAGATGATGCCACCTATAGACGGCGGAGGCGGAATGATTGATGAAGTTCGAATTGAGAAAACCACTTTTCTTAAAGCTCCATTTAGATTTGAAGCAGGTACACCAAATATTGCTGGTGTCATTGGCTTGGGAGCAGCCATAGACTATATTTCTGAATTTTTGATGAGAGATATTTTTGTCTATGAGCAAGAATTGACAGCTTATGCCCATAAACTTCTAAAAGATGTTCCGGGAGTAAAAGTATTTTCTGATTTAAATAAAAAAGGTCCGATCATTTCTTTTGTAGTTGAAGGATTGCATCACACCGATGTTGGGAGTTTGCTCGATCAAGAGGGAATCGCTGTTCGTTGTGGCCATCACTGTACCCAGCCATTGATGAGAAATTTAAAAGTGCCTGGAACGATTAGAATTTCGTTTTCGATTTATAATACAAAAGAAGAAATTGATTCTTTTGTAAAATCACTTAATAAAGTAATTCAAATTTTAAAAGGTTGA
- the sufD gene encoding Fe-S cluster assembly protein SufD has protein sequence MSNIELFKNLFENTKLSDPTGDRKRSFARFEQLGLPTKADEAWKYTSLKPLLAKPYAISAETKSSAHKTDNEITITCMNGYFDIEAIKQSLSAYKLEVATYAEALLQKKIKILDSKDSFLALNSAFYENGLFISIPERVEVREPIVIKYNVEQGANFVNPRVYIEIKKESSLQLVEVYSIVTSEYLLNSSLQISVGERASFKALKHYDESFVSSHIDNTFIDQANSSSCQLIQLSKGSQLLRQNLEVAVNGEGANTDLRGIAILEKDASMDNFIKVHHKAPGSTSRQTFKSILRDQSHYVFQGNIRIEKEAQKTDSDQVNRNLMLGQKCHVDTKPQLDVFADDVKATHGAAIGQLNPDEKFYLESRSISPEKALDMLCAGFALDLLEDLKSPWIKNYLRDYL, from the coding sequence ATGAGCAATATAGAATTATTTAAAAATTTATTTGAGAATACAAAATTGAGCGATCCCACAGGGGATCGCAAGAGGTCCTTTGCTCGCTTTGAACAATTGGGTTTGCCGACCAAAGCGGACGAAGCATGGAAATACACTTCTCTTAAGCCACTTTTGGCAAAGCCTTATGCTATTTCTGCTGAAACAAAATCATCAGCGCATAAAACAGATAATGAAATCACAATCACTTGCATGAATGGATACTTTGATATCGAAGCGATCAAACAAAGTCTTTCTGCGTACAAGCTCGAAGTGGCCACTTATGCTGAGGCTTTGTTACAGAAGAAAATTAAAATTTTAGATTCAAAAGATTCATTCTTGGCATTGAATTCAGCTTTTTATGAGAATGGTTTATTCATTTCAATTCCTGAGCGAGTGGAGGTGAGGGAGCCGATTGTAATCAAATACAATGTCGAGCAGGGTGCAAATTTCGTTAACCCTCGAGTATATATAGAGATAAAGAAAGAGTCTTCGCTGCAATTGGTAGAAGTATATTCTATTGTTACATCAGAATATCTTTTGAACTCTTCTCTACAGATTTCGGTGGGAGAGAGGGCTTCTTTTAAGGCGCTTAAGCATTATGATGAAAGCTTTGTTTCTTCACATATTGATAACACCTTTATTGATCAGGCAAATTCAAGCTCTTGTCAGTTGATACAGTTAAGTAAAGGATCTCAATTGCTAAGACAAAACTTGGAAGTGGCGGTGAATGGCGAGGGTGCAAATACCGATCTTAGAGGAATAGCTATTTTAGAAAAAGATGCGAGCATGGATAATTTTATTAAAGTCCATCATAAGGCACCGGGCAGCACGAGCAGACAAACTTTTAAATCTATTTTGAGAGATCAGTCTCATTATGTTTTTCAAGGCAATATCCGCATTGAAAAAGAAGCACAAAAAACAGATAGCGATCAAGTGAATAGAAATTTAATGTTAGGTCAAAAGTGTCATGTGGATACCAAGCCACAGCTGGATGTTTTTGCAGACGATGTGAAAGCCACTCACGGGGCGGCTATCGGGCAATTGAACCCTGATGAAAAATTTTATTTAGAAAGTCGCTCGATTTCTCCAGAAAAAGCTTTAGATATGCTATGTGCAGGGTTTGCTTTGGATCTTTTAGAAGATTTAAAAAGCCCTTGGATTAAAAACTACTTGAGAGACTACTTATGA
- the sufC gene encoding Fe-S cluster assembly ATPase SufC, translating into MLEVKNLKAKIENNEILKGLNLKVNPGEVHAIMGPNGSGKSTLAKIIAGHPDYDITEGEIQYEVNFKKKNLDDLEAFERAREGIFLAFQYPIEVPGVTNFHLLHTSFNEICKHQGVEEMREEPFRKFVEKKCEIVEMNPAFLDRSVNEGFSGGEKKKNEILQLLVLNPRLALLDETDSGLDIDALKIVSNGVNKFKNEQNAVVLITHYQRLLDYIVPDFVHVLYKGKIIKSGDKSLALKLEKEGYDWLIEEQVN; encoded by the coding sequence ATGTTAGAAGTAAAAAATTTAAAAGCAAAAATTGAAAATAATGAAATTCTCAAAGGATTGAACTTAAAAGTGAATCCGGGTGAAGTGCATGCGATCATGGGTCCGAATGGATCAGGGAAAAGTACGCTGGCCAAGATCATCGCAGGTCATCCTGATTATGATATCACTGAAGGTGAAATTCAGTATGAAGTGAATTTCAAAAAAAAGAACTTAGACGATCTTGAGGCTTTTGAGAGAGCAAGAGAGGGAATTTTTTTAGCATTCCAATACCCAATTGAAGTTCCGGGAGTAACAAACTTTCATCTTCTACATACCTCATTCAATGAAATCTGTAAGCATCAAGGAGTTGAGGAGATGCGTGAAGAGCCGTTTAGAAAATTTGTAGAAAAAAAATGTGAGATTGTAGAAATGAATCCTGCCTTCCTTGATCGCTCAGTGAACGAGGGATTTTCGGGAGGAGAAAAAAAGAAAAATGAAATTTTACAATTGTTGGTTCTGAATCCAAGACTTGCGCTATTGGATGAAACAGACTCGGGTCTTGATATCGATGCGCTTAAGATTGTTTCTAATGGTGTAAACAAATTTAAGAATGAACAGAATGCGGTAGTTTTGATAACGCATTATCAAAGGCTTTTAGACTATATCGTTCCGGACTTTGTACATGTTCTTTACAAAGGAAAAATAATTAAATCCGGCGACAAGAGTTTAGCTTTGAAGTTAGAAAAAGAAGGCTATGACTGGTTGATTGAAGAACAGGTAAATTAA
- the sufB gene encoding Fe-S cluster assembly protein SufB, producing the protein MEKKLDNKYTAKNDYKYGFVTDIEVDELPKGLSEDVIRQIWKRKNEPQFMLDYRLKAYKYWLTMKEPTWAHVDYPPIDFQNIRYYSAPKKKEGVQSLDQIDPELLKTFEKLGIPLSEQKRISGVAVDAVFDSVSVGTTHKEELEKVGVIFCSISEALQKHPELVEKYFGKVVPFTDNYYAALNAAVFTDGSFVYIPKGVRCPLDLSTYFRINNKETGQFERTLIIADEGSYVNYLEGCTAPQFDSNQLHAAVVELITLDNAEIKYSTVQNWYTGDKDGKGGVYNFVTKRGICQGVNSKISWTQVEAGSAITWKYPSCILKGDNSTGAFYSVALTNGKMQADTGTKMIHIGKNTKSTIISKGISADQSSNVYRGLVKIMPSAENARNYSQCDSMLVENNCGAHTFPYIEVHNKTATLEHEASTSKISADQLLYLQSRGLDLEKSISMLVNGFCKDVFKQLPLEFSVEAVKLIEMKLENSVG; encoded by the coding sequence TTGGAAAAAAAATTGGATAACAAATACACAGCAAAAAATGATTATAAATATGGTTTTGTCACAGATATAGAGGTGGACGAACTACCTAAGGGTTTGAGCGAAGACGTCATTCGCCAAATTTGGAAAAGAAAAAATGAACCACAGTTTATGTTGGATTATCGTTTAAAAGCTTACAAGTATTGGCTCACGATGAAGGAGCCAACTTGGGCACACGTTGATTATCCACCAATTGATTTTCAAAATATTCGGTACTATTCAGCACCAAAGAAGAAAGAAGGAGTGCAGTCTCTAGATCAAATTGATCCAGAGCTACTAAAGACATTTGAGAAATTAGGAATTCCGCTTTCGGAACAAAAGAGAATTTCTGGTGTTGCAGTAGATGCAGTTTTTGATTCAGTATCCGTAGGCACAACACACAAAGAAGAACTGGAAAAAGTGGGAGTGATTTTCTGCTCGATCTCGGAGGCTTTGCAAAAGCATCCTGAGCTTGTAGAAAAATATTTTGGAAAAGTGGTTCCGTTCACAGACAATTATTACGCCGCTCTTAATGCCGCTGTTTTCACGGATGGATCTTTTGTTTATATTCCTAAAGGTGTTCGATGTCCGCTCGATCTTTCTACATATTTTAGAATTAATAATAAAGAGACAGGTCAATTTGAACGAACACTGATCATTGCAGACGAAGGCAGTTACGTGAATTACCTTGAAGGATGTACTGCTCCTCAGTTTGATTCTAACCAGCTTCATGCAGCAGTTGTGGAATTGATCACCCTTGATAATGCAGAAATTAAATATTCTACAGTTCAAAACTGGTATACAGGCGACAAAGATGGAAAGGGCGGAGTCTACAACTTCGTTACGAAGCGTGGAATTTGCCAAGGTGTAAATTCAAAGATTTCATGGACGCAAGTAGAGGCGGGATCTGCGATTACCTGGAAGTATCCCAGCTGTATTCTTAAGGGAGATAATTCTACGGGTGCATTTTATTCTGTGGCTTTAACTAACGGAAAGATGCAGGCCGATACAGGAACCAAGATGATTCATATTGGAAAGAATACGAAGAGTACAATTATCTCTAAAGGAATTTCAGCAGACCAATCCAGCAATGTGTATCGAGGCTTGGTTAAGATTATGCCCTCGGCAGAAAACGCAAGAAATTACTCCCAATGTGATTCTATGTTAGTGGAAAATAATTGTGGAGCGCATACGTTCCCATATATCGAAGTTCACAATAAAACTGCAACGCTGGAACACGAGGCTTCAACATCAAAGATCAGCGCGGATCAATTATTGTATCTTCAAAGCAGAGGATTGGATTTAGAAAAATCCATTTCGATGTTAGTGAATGGATTTTGCAAAGATGTATTTAAGCAGTTACCTCTGGAGTTCTCAGTCGAAGCTGTGAAGTTAATTGAAATGAAACTAGAAAACAGCGTCGGCTAA
- a CDS encoding Rrf2 family transcriptional regulator, which yields MVKLSRKIEYALISLKALSQKNSGNLTSAKEISNMYGAPFDVVSRVLQTLNQAGIVKSIQGVQGGYHLLKNLEDITFHELIEVIEGPLALVKCIHDNDACEMAKSCNIISPVALLNDKINEFYKTIKISDLIINPSLVKFESKLEETSDVEAQRI from the coding sequence ATGGTTAAGCTAAGTAGAAAAATAGAATACGCTCTGATTTCGTTAAAAGCTTTAAGTCAGAAAAATAGCGGTAACCTCACGTCTGCAAAAGAAATTAGCAACATGTATGGAGCTCCCTTTGATGTGGTTTCGAGAGTTCTACAAACTTTGAATCAAGCAGGAATTGTAAAGTCCATACAAGGTGTTCAAGGTGGCTATCATCTTTTGAAAAATCTTGAAGACATTACTTTTCATGAGTTGATCGAAGTGATTGAGGGGCCTCTTGCGTTGGTGAAATGCATCCACGATAACGATGCTTGCGAAATGGCAAAGTCATGCAACATCATCTCTCCTGTTGCGCTTTTGAATGACAAGATCAATGAGTTTTATAAAACAATTAAAATTTCTGACTTAATTATCAATCCGTCACTCGTGAAGTTCGAATCGAAGCTTGAAGAGACAAGCGATGTTGAAGCTCAAAGGATTTAA
- a CDS encoding glycerophosphodiester phosphodiesterase, whose product MKKFILTIVSVLGISICAWGLLFMYGQTKVFSLKETKFFNPEIEVIAHRGGAIESPENTLFAFENAVTVSPKVILELDIHYTKDQQIVIHHDDLLERTTNGTGLLKNQTLEELRKLDAAYNFKDENGQLSMRGKNIKIPTIIELFDKYPDTRMIIEIKPNERELAKDLYALAKKYNRLDKTIMGSEHSRVVQYLRTLDKNILTTAAKDEVLRTIMLLNIHLQSFDAMKADAYCIPESSSGIQVLSHGLLEEINRRHKKAYIWTINDTEDMKRLIKENVHGIITDRPKALSTLLIPLN is encoded by the coding sequence TTGAAAAAATTCATCCTGACTATCGTAAGCGTTTTAGGGATTTCCATCTGTGCCTGGGGCTTGCTCTTTATGTACGGACAAACGAAAGTTTTTTCTCTAAAAGAAACCAAATTTTTTAATCCTGAGATTGAAGTCATCGCTCATCGCGGAGGGGCAATCGAATCTCCTGAAAATACACTTTTTGCTTTTGAAAATGCGGTGACGGTTTCACCCAAAGTTATTTTGGAATTGGATATCCATTACACAAAAGATCAACAAATCGTAATTCATCATGATGACCTGTTAGAAAGAACAACGAATGGCACAGGCCTCCTTAAAAACCAAACTCTTGAGGAATTAAGAAAACTCGACGCAGCTTACAACTTTAAAGATGAAAACGGACAGCTCTCTATGAGAGGGAAAAATATCAAAATCCCAACGATAATTGAACTGTTTGATAAATATCCAGACACAAGAATGATCATTGAAATTAAGCCAAACGAAAGAGAACTTGCAAAAGATCTGTACGCCCTTGCTAAAAAGTATAACCGACTAGACAAAACAATCATGGGCAGTGAACACTCTAGAGTGGTTCAGTATTTAAGGACGTTGGATAAAAATATACTCACGACGGCAGCAAAAGATGAGGTTTTAAGAACTATAATGCTTCTCAATATCCATTTGCAAAGTTTTGATGCAATGAAAGCCGATGCCTATTGTATTCCAGAATCATCCTCTGGAATTCAAGTGCTCTCACATGGTTTGTTAGAAGAAATTAACAGAAGACACAAAAAAGCTTACATTTGGACTATCAACGACACAGAAGACATGAAACGTCTTATTAAAGAAAATGTCCACGGAATCATAACGGATCGTCCCAAAGCTTTAAGCACGCTACTTATTCCGCTAAACTAA
- the tolQ gene encoding protein TolQ, with amino-acid sequence MNSTVNTGAWHAIISASIVVQLTLLLLIIMSVVCWAIIFQKKKQFSELERADDEFLDVFWKANSLDEVYDDVEKYGASPVAQSFKAGFKELQRLADSDLAQKIPGGEATPKLAGLDNISRALRKSSDLEISSFESRLSMLATTGSTGPFIGLFGTVWGIMGSFQKIGATGMANLAVVAPGISEALIATAIGLATAIPAVVAYNHFLTKIKKRELELSNFNSDFLNIVKRNFFKDHH; translated from the coding sequence ATGAATTCTACTGTTAATACCGGCGCATGGCACGCAATCATCTCTGCCAGCATCGTCGTACAACTTACGCTTCTGCTACTTATCATTATGTCGGTGGTGTGTTGGGCAATTATTTTTCAAAAGAAAAAACAATTCTCTGAACTAGAAAGAGCAGACGACGAATTCCTAGATGTTTTCTGGAAAGCCAATTCACTTGATGAGGTCTACGACGACGTTGAAAAATACGGCGCAAGTCCTGTGGCACAATCATTCAAAGCTGGATTCAAGGAACTTCAAAGATTAGCAGACTCAGATCTTGCACAAAAAATTCCAGGCGGCGAAGCCACTCCAAAATTGGCTGGTCTGGATAATATTTCTAGAGCGCTAAGGAAAAGTTCAGATTTAGAAATTTCAAGTTTTGAAAGCAGACTCAGTATGCTTGCAACAACGGGGAGCACAGGTCCTTTCATTGGTCTCTTTGGTACAGTTTGGGGAATCATGGGATCTTTCCAAAAAATCGGCGCAACTGGGATGGCAAACCTTGCGGTTGTGGCTCCAGGTATTTCTGAAGCTTTGATTGCCACAGCGATTGGTTTGGCGACGGCAATTCCTGCGGTTGTTGCTTATAACCATTTTTTAACAAAAATTAAAAAACGTGAGTTGGAACTTTCTAATTTTAATTCTGATTTCTTGAATATCGTAAAAAGAAACTTCTTTAAAGATCATCACTAA
- the tolR gene encoding protein TolR, whose amino-acid sequence MAFAQSDGGEKKSRVALSEINVTPLVDVMLVLLIIFMVTAPMMQQGFEVDLPEASAAGVSVSEDPLLLVIQKNRKIYLGSAQIPMDNLSQKISAIMETRKNKQVNIQADKTVDYGVVAEAMGELKFAGINSIGLITLPKSE is encoded by the coding sequence ATGGCATTTGCACAATCCGATGGTGGAGAAAAAAAATCAAGAGTTGCCTTAAGCGAAATCAACGTTACGCCTCTCGTGGACGTGATGTTGGTTCTCTTGATCATCTTTATGGTAACGGCTCCAATGATGCAGCAGGGATTCGAGGTGGACCTACCAGAGGCTTCCGCGGCTGGCGTAAGTGTGAGTGAAGATCCGCTACTTCTTGTGATTCAAAAGAACAGAAAAATTTATTTAGGCTCAGCACAAATTCCAATGGATAATTTGAGTCAAAAAATTTCTGCCATCATGGAAACTAGAAAAAATAAACAAGTGAACATCCAGGCTGACAAGACTGTAGACTACGGCGTTGTTGCTGAAGCCATGGGAGAACTAAAGTTTGCCGGCATTAACAGCATTGGCCTCATTACTCTACCAAAAAGTGAGTAA
- a CDS encoding energy transducer TonB: MIEKYQNLEPDIKKMVFMSLAFHAAIFLVFTVKTAFFPSDIPKYEPAIRVDLVGLPDKRNPDKPVTAPAPTPAPEPVKEEQKKPEEKTPPKEPEKKATTPTKTSTTSQNAALNKLKSLSAIEKLKAMKEDKPAVETKPQAEVIKGNTLSVGTALKGLNKLEFDQYIGSLDAHVKNNWSLPEWMLTQGLKAEVSIKIDKSGQIIERKLTKKSGNSEFDERVMAALEKSNPFPAPPEKFVDLVGIQGITFAFPE; encoded by the coding sequence ATGATTGAGAAATATCAAAATTTAGAACCAGACATTAAGAAAATGGTTTTTATGTCGCTTGCATTTCATGCCGCGATTTTTTTGGTATTCACTGTGAAAACTGCATTCTTTCCTTCAGACATTCCAAAGTACGAGCCTGCCATTCGCGTGGATCTCGTTGGCCTGCCAGATAAAAGGAATCCTGATAAACCAGTGACAGCTCCCGCTCCAACTCCGGCGCCAGAACCTGTAAAGGAAGAACAAAAAAAACCAGAAGAAAAGACTCCCCCAAAAGAACCCGAGAAAAAAGCGACGACACCAACAAAGACTTCAACAACTTCACAGAACGCAGCTCTCAACAAGCTCAAAAGTCTATCCGCCATAGAAAAATTAAAAGCCATGAAAGAAGATAAACCCGCAGTCGAAACAAAACCTCAAGCTGAAGTGATCAAAGGAAACACGCTCTCCGTAGGAACAGCTCTCAAAGGGTTAAATAAATTGGAGTTTGATCAATATATCGGATCTTTGGATGCACACGTCAAAAATAATTGGTCACTCCCTGAGTGGATGCTGACTCAAGGTTTAAAAGCCGAAGTATCAATAAAAATAGACAAATCAGGTCAAATTATTGAAAGAAAATTAACAAAAAAATCTGGCAACTCAGAATTTGATGAACGCGTAATGGCAGCACTAGAAAAATCCAATCCCTTCCCTGCCCCTCCTGAGAAGTTCGTGGATCTTGTAGGAATTCAGGGCATTACATTTGCATTCCCCGAGTAA
- a CDS encoding translocation protein TolB, whose amino-acid sequence MKLFIQFAVLFIFFAAVQIHAQEKNQTIYIKVGDAKVRKSLMALPPFQFQGTPATNPNFRSIGQELYNVFYNDLDVSAYFQFINQKAFLEDTQKVGLKPAPGDPNGFNFENWNKIGTEFLVRAAYRIQGKELYLETYVYHVTQVKVILAKTYKGTTNDARLIAHTFANDLIFALTGKKGYFTSKIVVSTDRGGGKSKEVYVMDWDSADAQRITFTRNISISPNWSPDGNTIVYTTYTYHKNAKLVNTDLLSYDLKTKKRFLLSWKQGINSGASFSPDGKYVYLTNSNNDNHDIFRIDSDGKNRIQITKSRLGQLNVEPSVSPDGTKVAYSSDRDGKPMIYTMNADGSNVKRVTFAGNYNSSPSWSPDGKKIVFSGQDGKHFDIFTMNADGTGLERLTSANKKDGRPATNEFPNFSPDGRQVMFVSNRTGNNQIFVINVDGTNERRLTFDQYNYYSPKWLWKN is encoded by the coding sequence ATGAAATTATTTATTCAATTTGCTGTTCTGTTTATATTTTTTGCAGCTGTTCAAATTCATGCGCAAGAAAAAAATCAAACTATCTACATTAAAGTTGGTGATGCAAAAGTAAGAAAGAGTTTAATGGCTCTTCCTCCTTTCCAATTTCAGGGAACTCCTGCCACAAATCCAAACTTTAGATCCATCGGGCAAGAGCTTTACAACGTATTCTATAACGATCTAGATGTGAGCGCTTATTTTCAATTCATCAACCAAAAAGCATTTTTAGAAGACACTCAAAAGGTAGGACTAAAACCAGCGCCGGGAGATCCAAATGGATTTAACTTTGAAAATTGGAATAAAATTGGCACGGAGTTTTTAGTTCGCGCTGCGTACAGAATTCAAGGTAAAGAACTCTATTTAGAAACTTATGTATACCATGTTACACAAGTGAAAGTCATTTTAGCAAAAACTTACAAAGGCACCACTAACGATGCCCGTCTGATTGCACATACATTTGCTAACGATTTGATCTTTGCCCTCACCGGGAAGAAGGGATACTTCACCTCTAAAATTGTAGTTTCTACGGATCGCGGTGGTGGAAAATCTAAAGAAGTTTATGTAATGGACTGGGACAGTGCCGATGCTCAGAGAATTACTTTCACCAGAAATATTTCTATCTCTCCAAACTGGTCACCGGATGGAAATACGATTGTTTATACAACATACACTTACCATAAAAACGCGAAGCTTGTGAATACAGACTTACTAAGTTACGACCTGAAAACCAAAAAGCGCTTCTTACTTTCGTGGAAACAAGGGATTAACTCTGGCGCATCATTTTCTCCGGATGGAAAATATGTTTATCTAACAAATTCAAACAACGACAATCATGATATTTTCAGAATTGATTCTGATGGGAAAAATAGAATTCAAATCACAAAGAGTAGACTCGGACAACTGAATGTCGAACCTTCCGTAAGTCCCGATGGAACAAAAGTTGCCTATTCTTCTGATCGCGATGGAAAACCAATGATCTATACCATGAATGCAGATGGAAGCAACGTGAAGAGAGTAACATTTGCTGGAAATTACAACTCATCCCCTTCTTGGTCACCGGATGGGAAGAAAATCGTATTCTCCGGTCAAGATGGAAAACATTTTGATATTTTCACCATGAATGCAGACGGGACAGGTCTTGAAAGATTAACTTCTGCAAACAAGAAAGACGGAAGACCTGCCACAAATGAATTTCCAAATTTCTCTCCTGATGGAAGACAAGTAATGTTTGTAAGCAATCGCACAGGCAATAACCAAATCTTTGTGATCAATGTCGATGGAACAAATGAGAGACGACTCACTTTTGATCAATACAATTACTACTCGCCTAAGTGGTTGTGGAAAAATTAA
- a CDS encoding peptidylprolyl isomerase, with amino-acid sequence MLKGLSKIAMIYASAAVLLGVTAIAQSSKIEEKAKNAEAAKPAEKKGDNKMSEVYAVFDTSMGKFKAKLFADKAPETVKNFTDLAEGKSDKVDSKYKGKKFFDNTKFHRVIPSFMIQGGDPLGNGTGGPGYTFKDEFAPGLKHDKVGLLSMANRGPGPNGAGTNGSQFFVTVEKTPWLDGKHAIFGEVVEGYDIVEKISKSPKDSGDKPTTDIVVKSVTIERK; translated from the coding sequence ATGTTAAAAGGACTTTCAAAAATTGCTATGATTTACGCAAGCGCGGCAGTTCTGCTCGGAGTGACTGCAATTGCACAATCTAGTAAAATAGAAGAAAAAGCAAAAAATGCTGAGGCCGCAAAGCCCGCAGAGAAAAAAGGAGATAATAAAATGTCTGAAGTGTACGCAGTATTTGATACAAGCATGGGAAAATTTAAAGCAAAACTTTTTGCTGATAAGGCTCCAGAAACAGTAAAAAACTTTACCGACCTTGCTGAAGGTAAAAGCGATAAAGTAGATTCAAAATACAAAGGCAAGAAATTTTTTGATAATACAAAATTCCACAGAGTTATCCCCTCATTCATGATTCAAGGTGGAGATCCACTCGGAAATGGAACTGGTGGACCAGGATATACTTTCAAAGACGAATTTGCTCCAGGATTGAAACACGATAAAGTTGGACTTCTTTCAATGGCAAACCGTGGTCCAGGACCCAATGGAGCAGGAACCAATGGTAGTCAATTCTTTGTCACCGTTGAGAAGACTCCATGGTTAGACGGAAAACATGCAATTTTTGGTGAAGTTGTAGAAGGCTACGACATAGTTGAGAAAATTTCTAAGTCACCAAAAGATTCAGGTGATAAGCCAACTACAGATATCGTAGTTAAATCTGTAACGATCGAAAGAAAATAA